The following are from one region of the Anomaloglossus baeobatrachus isolate aAnoBae1 chromosome 1, aAnoBae1.hap1, whole genome shotgun sequence genome:
- the LOC142301441 gene encoding uncharacterized protein LOC142301441 — MAWYNRKKMDVPKLISLVESMPCLWDMASPDYSKKQLRENSWITVCRELYPRWHEADANLQNNIESDIRKRWRSVKDRFFKCLSECNKSGASPSKTHIAYQEELQFLCSGRVLRQTEGNIGEPEEPALESTINNEDQSSHASEELVVPPPIIVDPLCPTTSGSSTVAPISGTGGHEIQRAKKRKNPTTLASTKPNDPLTTQTLEFLKNTSTEDEFDTFASSMAKRLRQLNNKAKQSACMTAFCGLLAGFEEEGPFPTAGELVCGVEKMFTLKRQPPQNVTIPQRSAVTHATCTTPFQQYPASHVRPSNTYLQHVSQSTVDPTDHPISGPSQGSEAMGGYFSRDFFNL, encoded by the exons ATGGCGTGGTACAACAGAAAGAAGATGGATGTCCCTAAGCTCATTAGTCTG GTGGAGTCTATGCCATGCTTATGGGATATGGCTTCACCAGACTAcagcaagaagcagctgagggaaAATAGCTGGATTACGGTCTGCCGGGAGCTGTACCCACGTTGGCATGAGGCCGATGCCAATCTTCAGAATAACATTG aaagtgacATCCGCAAAAGATGGAGATCGGTGAAGGACCGCTTCTTCAAGTGTCTCTCCGAATGCAACAAAAGTGGTGCTTCGCCTTCCAAAACACATATTGCATACCAGGAGGAGTTGCAGTTCTTGTGCAGCGGAAGAGTGTTACGcca GACAGAAGGAAATATTGGTGAGCCAGAGGAGCCTGCGCTTGAGAGCACCATCAACAATGAAGACCAGTCAAGCCATGCCTCAGAAGAATTGGTGGTGCCGCCGCCAATAATTGTAGACCCTCTCTGTCCCACCACAAGTGGGTCTTCTACAGTTGCGCCCATTTCTGGCACTGGTGGTCATGAGATCCAGagagccaaaaaaagaaaaaaccccacaACACTGGCTAGTACCAAACCAAATGACCCCCTGACCACCCAAACATTGGAATTCCTTAAAAACACATCCACGGAGGATGAGTTTGATACTTTTGCTTCAAGCATGGCCAAGCGTTTGAGGCAACTGAACAACAAAGCCAAACAATCGGCCTGTATGACGGCCTTTTGTGGCTTGCTTGCTGGGTTTGAGGAAGAAGGGCCGTTCCCCACTGCGGGTGAATTAGTGTGTGGTGTCGAAAAAATGTTTACCTTGAAACGACAGCCACCACAAAATGTCACTATCCCGCAACGATCAGCTGTCACACATGCTACCTGTACCACACCCTTCCAACAGTATCCTGCTTCACATGTGAGACCTAGCAACACATATTTGCAACATGTCAGCCAATCAACAGTTGACCCTACTGACCACCCGATTTCAGGGCCATCCCAAGGCTCGGAAGCCATGGGCGGGTATTTCTCTCGAGATTTTTTTAATCTTTaa